CGGTCCAGGGCCCCGTGACCACCGCCCCGACGGCGGTCGGCAGCTTGGCCGCCATGAGCCCCTCACAGAGCTCCAGGAACCCGGGGAGCCGCGCCGCCCGCTTCGGGTCCGGGATCTCCATCCGGGCGAGTCTCCCCCTGTCCTCCCCCAGGACGTGGGCCCCGATGGAGGGGACGATGGTGTCCGAGTACTTCACCTCGCACCCCATCGCCTCCGCCTCCTTGGCCAGGTCGGTGTAGGCCAGGACCACGTCCTGCTGGAGCCGCTCGTAGGTATTGAGCTGGGCCTTGACCGCCTTCTGGGGATCGCTGCAGTACTCCCGGATGGTCAGCCCATCGCGGACCCCGGCGTAGGCGGCGATGATCGGATAGATGGGGATCCGGTCCGTGAAGGTCCGCTTGTAGGCGGCGACGACGTGCTCCTTCCCCGTGAAGGTGTCCTTCCCGGCCTGGACGTCCCAAAGCTTGTTCACGGCCAGATACTGGGACGGGAACTTCCCCTCGTACTGCATGAACTGGGTAACCGGGTAGCGGATCCCCCCCTTGTGGGTCCCCCGCAGGCCGTCCAGCACCTCCTCCATCTTTCCCCACGGGATGCTGAAGGCCATCTCGTGGTCCTGGGTCTGGCCGAAGATGCGATCCCCGGAGCAGGGGAGGATCACCTGGCACTCCTGGGTCTTCATGGTGGTCACGATGACCTCGGAGCAGTCGATCCGCCCGCCGAAGGAGGAGGTGAGCTTGCCGCCCCGCTTCCAGAGGGCCCCCTGGACGAGACGCATCACCTGGGCGGCGTTCGCGTAGATCACGACGAGGTCCGGCTCGAACGTCACCCGGTCGAGGGGTGATGCCACGAAGCCTTCGTACTGCTTGTAGGCGAACTTGTCCACCGCCGCCTCGGAGCGGGCGCCGGCCTCGGGGGTCTGGGTGTAGATTCCGGCGCAGAGGTTCCCGTCGCTGTAGAACTTGAGTTCCTTGTCCAGCCCGAGGGCCACGATGCCGAGAGAGCAGATCGAGTCCTCCCGGGTCAGCGCGATCGTCCACCCGTAGCGGCGAACCATGTCGATGGTCTGGCAGTTGGCGAAATGGGCCTTGAAGTCGCGCGCCGGCCGGCGGGCCTTCTCGGGCAGCGGCTCGCCGGGGCGGAGCATCCGGACGGCCACCGGGAAGGTCTGGGGGCGGATGTACTCGGTCAGTTCCTCGTTCGCCTTCTTGGGGTCCACCACGGGGAACCCTCCTTCAGGACCGCTGGGCGGGACGCGCGAATGCGGGACATCCTCCGGGAACGCTGCCATGGCTATGAGTAGCAGGGGCTCCGGGCAATGTCAAGGAGCGCCGGCCTCGTGAGGGGTTGCACGGGATCGCCCCCACCGCCCCGAGCCAGCTCATCCACCACTTGAAGGGCAGGCGCACGGCCGCGAGGCCGGACTGGAGGGGAGTTCCGGCCGCTTTCGCGAATTCATTTGACGGTTCTTCCGGCGCTCCAGTATCGTTTGGCAAGTTGGATCGAGCTCTGGGCAAACTTCTGAACCGGTTTCAAGACCCTCCCACGGAAGTCCCGACGAAATGAGCCTTCGTCCCCTGGAGCCGTCCCTCGTTCCACCGGAGGAGATCGCCCCCCGGATCGCCCTGCTGCAGCAACGCCTCCAGAGCCTGGACCTGGACGCCGCCCTGATCCTCCAGAACGCGGACCTCTACTACTTCACGGGGACCGTGCAGGACGGGGTGCTCCTGGTCCCCGCGGAGGCCCCGCCCCT
The window above is part of the Candidatus Methylomirabilis sp. genome. Proteins encoded here:
- a CDS encoding uroporphyrinogen decarboxylase family protein — encoded protein: MDPKKANEELTEYIRPQTFPVAVRMLRPGEPLPEKARRPARDFKAHFANCQTIDMVRRYGWTIALTREDSICSLGIVALGLDKELKFYSDGNLCAGIYTQTPEAGARSEAAVDKFAYKQYEGFVASPLDRVTFEPDLVVIYANAAQVMRLVQGALWKRGGKLTSSFGGRIDCSEVIVTTMKTQECQVILPCSGDRIFGQTQDHEMAFSIPWGKMEEVLDGLRGTHKGGIRYPVTQFMQYEGKFPSQYLAVNKLWDVQAGKDTFTGKEHVVAAYKRTFTDRIPIYPIIAAYAGVRDGLTIREYCSDPQKAVKAQLNTYERLQQDVVLAYTDLAKEAEAMGCEVKYSDTIVPSIGAHVLGEDRGRLARMEIPDPKRAARLPGFLELCEGLMAAKLPTAVGAVVTGPWTVAMLMRGPENLLLDTVDVPEFVHDLMRFTTEFTKRFGDLVAATKIGLSLSEPTGSCSLISPDDYRTFIKPYHKELIEYYKQKKVNLTVHICGMTHPLYEDLIDAGFATISIDIDPSVDQLKRLVEVSNKRAVAIGNVDATIFERATPAQMEAEVKRCVATAARHSAYILSTSCEIPPMSRPELVQAFMDAARDHGRYERFMAEASSA